The Thermococcus thermotolerans genome contains a region encoding:
- a CDS encoding DUF4129 domain-containing protein: MSTRVKFLALSGLLFSLMTLMINYSATTLSASEGSSAPWTGVLLIVLAIVGLFVIIGVLLGWRDPFRRDEGGSFGFLTYFAIVLGGIVGGVVFRMMKKRPQGFPANDTSVNGSVNGSLPLQSTTQSPVYYNNTPLAPTFRHPLPSQYLLYALLVVAIAVFAYLAVIQYREYLQKKERKEMKLRAELFDKKLDELGLEMFENPREAIVGIYKNAVLWLNYLGIPYEESWTHWEHARHVKYMHDAFLELTRLFEKAKYAPEKITWDDAGRALEVYRTMRRGVNEV; encoded by the coding sequence ATGTCCACCAGGGTAAAATTCTTGGCCCTCTCTGGACTGCTGTTTTCACTGATGACGCTCATGATTAATTACAGCGCAACTACATTGAGCGCATCTGAGGGCAGTTCTGCGCCCTGGACAGGCGTCCTTCTTATCGTTCTCGCGATAGTTGGTCTTTTCGTTATCATCGGCGTCCTTCTTGGGTGGAGGGATCCTTTCAGGCGGGATGAGGGCGGTAGCTTCGGTTTCCTGACTTACTTTGCCATTGTGCTCGGTGGCATCGTGGGAGGGGTTGTTTTCCGCATGATGAAAAAGCGCCCCCAGGGTTTTCCAGCCAACGATACTTCTGTGAACGGCTCGGTGAACGGTTCACTTCCCCTTCAGTCCACCACCCAGTCCCCCGTTTACTACAACAACACCCCGCTGGCACCCACGTTTAGGCATCCTCTGCCGTCCCAGTACCTTCTCTATGCCCTCCTTGTGGTTGCAATAGCGGTCTTTGCATACCTTGCCGTGATTCAGTATCGCGAATACCTGCAGAAAAAGGAGCGTAAGGAGATGAAGCTCCGGGCCGAGCTGTTCGATAAGAAGCTTGATGAGCTTGGACTTGAGATGTTCGAGAACCCAAGAGAGGCTATCGTAGGGATATACAAGAACGCCGTTCTCTGGCTCAACTACCTGGGGATTCCCTACGAGGAGAGCTGGACGCACTGGGAGCATGCCCGGCATGTGAAATACATGCACGACGCGTTCCTCGAACTCACCAGGCTCTTCGAAAAGGCAAAGTATGCCCCTGAGAAAATAACTTGGGATGACGCCGGGAGGGCCCTCGAAGTTTACCGCACGATGCGGAGGGGTGTGAATGAGGTTTAA
- a CDS encoding FKBP-type peptidyl-prolyl cis-trans isomerase: MKIEAGDFVVFHYVGRFENGEVFDTSYEDIARENEIYVEEREYGPLGVNVGVGEIIPGLDEALIGMEIGEKKTVTIPPEKAYGMPNPELVIDVPISEFTSAGLEPVEGMYVMTDSGIAKIAKVGEESVTLDFNHPLAGKTLIFEVEIVDVQKAKEEASDSNIEA; the protein is encoded by the coding sequence ATGAAGATTGAAGCTGGAGATTTTGTGGTGTTCCACTACGTGGGCAGATTTGAGAACGGTGAAGTTTTTGATACCAGTTACGAGGACATCGCCAGGGAAAACGAGATATACGTGGAGGAGAGGGAATACGGCCCCCTCGGCGTCAACGTCGGAGTTGGCGAGATAATTCCCGGCCTTGACGAGGCCCTTATCGGCATGGAGATTGGGGAGAAGAAAACGGTTACGATACCTCCAGAGAAGGCTTACGGCATGCCGAACCCAGAGCTGGTTATAGATGTTCCAATCTCCGAGTTTACCAGCGCGGGCCTGGAGCCGGTTGAAGGGATGTACGTCATGACAGACTCGGGGATAGCCAAGATAGCCAAGGTCGGCGAGGAGAGCGTCACCCTCGACTTCAACCACCCGCTCGCAGGGAAGACCCTCATCTTCGAGGTAGAAATAGTGGACGTCCAGAAAGCTAAAGAAGAGGCCTCAGATTCCAATATTGAGGCCTGA
- a CDS encoding carboxypeptidase M32 — protein sequence MESVFQNETVREILTRYRRIWAIGHAQSVLGWDMEVNMPREGILERSVAQGELSVLSQEFLLKPEFVELVEKAKSIEGLNEYERGVVRVLDRSIRISRSFPPEFLREMSEVTSQATKAWEEAKKKDDFSKFEPWLDRIIDLAKRAAEYLGYEDEPYDALLDMFEEGLTTREVERMFGRLEKELKPLLERIMEEGKVPQSHPLEKEKYERECMEKVNIWILQKFGYPLGVRSRLDVSAHPFTTEFGIRDVRITTRYEGYDFRRTILSTVHEFGHALYELQQDERFMFSPIAGGVSLGIHESQSRFWENIVGRSREFAGLIHPVLRENLPFMADYTPEDVYLYFNMVRPDFIRTESDVVTYNFHILLRFKLERMMLNEGVKAKDLPELWNDEMENLLGIRPKTYVEGILQDIHWAHGTVGYFPTYSIGTLLAAQFYYHMKKDLNVEEHIANADFEPIKAWLREKVHRYGSIYPPKELLKKSIGEELNPDYFIRWVKERYL from the coding sequence ATGGAAAGCGTCTTCCAGAACGAGACCGTCAGGGAGATACTTACGAGATACCGCCGTATCTGGGCGATAGGCCACGCCCAGAGCGTCCTCGGCTGGGACATGGAGGTCAACATGCCGAGGGAGGGAATCCTTGAGCGCTCCGTTGCCCAGGGCGAGCTCTCCGTGCTTTCCCAGGAGTTCCTCCTCAAGCCGGAGTTCGTCGAGCTGGTGGAGAAGGCTAAATCCATAGAAGGCCTCAACGAGTACGAGAGGGGCGTTGTCAGGGTTCTCGACCGCTCGATAAGGATAAGCCGCTCGTTCCCGCCGGAGTTCCTGAGGGAGATGAGCGAGGTGACCAGCCAGGCCACCAAGGCCTGGGAGGAGGCCAAGAAAAAGGACGACTTCTCCAAGTTCGAGCCTTGGCTGGACAGGATTATAGATCTCGCAAAGCGCGCCGCCGAATATCTCGGCTACGAAGACGAGCCCTACGATGCTCTCCTTGACATGTTCGAGGAGGGCCTCACAACCAGGGAAGTTGAAAGGATGTTCGGCAGGCTTGAGAAGGAGCTCAAACCCCTCCTTGAGAGGATAATGGAGGAGGGTAAAGTCCCGCAGAGCCACCCGCTTGAGAAGGAGAAGTATGAGCGGGAGTGTATGGAGAAGGTTAACATCTGGATACTCCAGAAGTTTGGCTACCCGCTCGGCGTGCGTTCAAGGCTCGACGTATCAGCCCACCCCTTCACCACCGAGTTTGGTATCCGTGATGTCAGGATAACCACCAGGTATGAAGGCTACGACTTCAGGAGGACCATTCTCAGCACCGTCCATGAGTTCGGTCACGCACTCTACGAGCTCCAGCAGGACGAAAGGTTCATGTTCAGTCCGATTGCGGGTGGAGTAAGCCTCGGCATCCACGAGAGCCAGAGCAGGTTCTGGGAGAACATCGTCGGCCGCTCCAGGGAGTTTGCCGGCCTCATCCACCCCGTCCTGAGGGAGAATCTGCCCTTCATGGCGGACTACACTCCGGAGGACGTCTACCTCTACTTCAACATGGTCAGGCCTGACTTCATCAGGACTGAATCAGATGTCGTCACCTACAACTTCCACATACTCCTCCGCTTCAAGCTCGAAAGGATGATGCTCAACGAGGGCGTCAAGGCCAAAGACCTCCCGGAGCTCTGGAACGACGAGATGGAGAACCTCCTCGGCATAAGGCCGAAAACCTACGTAGAAGGAATCCTCCAGGACATCCACTGGGCCCACGGAACGGTCGGCTACTTCCCGACCTACAGCATCGGAACGCTCCTGGCGGCGCAGTTCTACTACCACATGAAGAAGGACCTCAACGTGGAAGAGCACATCGCCAATGCGGACTTCGAGCCGATAAAGGCCTGGCTCCGCGAGAAGGTTCACAGGTACGGCTCAATCTATCCGCCGAAGGAGCTGCTTAAGAAGTCCATCGGTGAGGAGCTGAACCCGGACTACTTCATAAGGTGGGTGAAGGAGAGGTATCTGTGA
- a CDS encoding ASCH domain-containing protein, with product MATWRMGLQEEYLKAIAEGRKRVEGRLYDEKRQGIRPGDTIIFENRLMCVVKDVRVYSSFREMLEKEGLGNVLPGIESIEEGVKVYRRFYSEEKERKYGVAAIEVEPVGWIGESK from the coding sequence ATGGCGACCTGGCGAATGGGACTTCAGGAGGAGTACCTCAAAGCTATAGCCGAGGGCAGGAAAAGGGTCGAAGGCCGCCTGTACGACGAGAAGCGGCAGGGGATACGGCCCGGGGACACGATAATCTTCGAGAACAGGCTGATGTGCGTGGTGAAGGACGTAAGGGTTTACTCCTCCTTCAGGGAGATGCTGGAGAAGGAAGGCCTTGGGAACGTTCTACCTGGAATTGAGAGCATCGAGGAGGGCGTTAAGGTGTACCGCCGCTTCTACTCCGAGGAGAAGGAGAGGAAGTATGGGGTCGCTGCCATAGAGGTCGAACCGGTCGGGTGGATTGGGGAGTCTAAATGA
- a CDS encoding type II toxin-antitoxin system VapC family toxin encodes MGAVLDTNVIIEIARGNDEVFEKITALDNTFYITSITKFEILLGMPKKDELIWLETLIELPFDGKCAEVAAYLHKKLWEKGNPMSFRDLFIASIAIVNGLPIITLDSDFEVLKELGFEVYII; translated from the coding sequence ATGGGGGCAGTCCTTGACACAAACGTGATAATCGAGATCGCCAGGGGCAACGATGAAGTCTTTGAAAAAATCACGGCTTTGGACAACACTTTCTACATAACCTCAATAACTAAGTTCGAGATTCTCCTTGGAATGCCCAAGAAAGACGAGCTCATATGGCTTGAAACACTCATTGAGCTCCCGTTTGATGGAAAATGTGCAGAGGTGGCGGCGTACCTCCATAAAAAACTGTGGGAAAAGGGAAATCCCATGTCCTTTAGGGACCTGTTCATAGCATCAATTGCGATTGTCAACGGCCTTCCAATAATAACCTTGGACAGCGACTTCGAGGTTTTGAAGGAATTGGGCTTTGAAGTTTACATCATTTAG
- a CDS encoding DUF58 domain-containing protein: MLPTEKAEEILIALWLIVMFAFLLLRWEMVYLTLPIIWLLFVAVFFFKPRLDIEIERLIPHNRFLEGTEIEIVLRIKSHERIPTLKITEDIPPGLELVDGRREHVLSLRPGEEREIRYRVRVKRGIHEFNWVKLSYRDPFGFFRVDRKVDVYSEIVGVPIITDVPTPYSTRGTKITVGPLPSPRVGEGVEFHAIREYQPGDPLKIINWKATARTGRIMANEYESERKVDVVFIVDASYTGSLVFDHLIRATASLMLNALNNGTSFGLLLAEDVPLWIRVDYGKRHFFKCIDFLSTAKPDKNNMIAYQVEHLIKARFPAKAQLLYFSPLLTEESREALKIMARYGYKVVVISPNPYTAVEPKGREEELAVKLLTLQRRAMLMKMSAYGIIIDWDVRKPLEAAIAEVVGL; this comes from the coding sequence ATGCTCCCAACGGAGAAGGCAGAGGAGATTCTCATCGCTCTCTGGCTCATCGTTATGTTTGCCTTCCTTCTCCTGCGCTGGGAGATGGTGTATCTGACGCTGCCGATAATATGGCTCCTCTTTGTGGCGGTGTTCTTCTTCAAACCACGCCTCGACATTGAGATAGAACGCCTGATTCCCCACAACCGCTTCCTTGAAGGAACTGAAATTGAGATAGTCCTCAGGATTAAATCACACGAGAGGATACCCACCCTGAAGATCACCGAGGACATCCCCCCTGGCTTGGAGCTTGTGGATGGGCGGAGAGAGCACGTCCTCTCCCTCCGGCCGGGAGAGGAGAGGGAGATAAGGTACAGGGTTCGCGTTAAGCGCGGAATCCACGAGTTCAACTGGGTAAAGCTGAGCTATCGCGATCCGTTCGGCTTCTTCAGGGTCGACAGGAAGGTTGACGTCTACAGCGAGATAGTGGGCGTTCCGATAATCACTGACGTCCCAACGCCCTACTCCACCAGGGGGACTAAAATAACCGTCGGTCCGCTCCCCTCTCCGAGGGTCGGTGAGGGGGTTGAGTTCCACGCGATCAGGGAGTACCAGCCGGGAGACCCGCTCAAGATAATTAACTGGAAGGCCACCGCGAGGACAGGCAGGATAATGGCCAACGAGTACGAGAGCGAGCGCAAGGTCGATGTCGTCTTCATCGTCGATGCCTCCTACACCGGCAGTCTCGTCTTTGACCATCTGATTAGAGCAACCGCTTCCCTCATGCTAAACGCCCTCAACAACGGAACCAGCTTTGGCCTTCTCCTGGCCGAAGACGTTCCGCTCTGGATTCGCGTTGACTACGGCAAGAGGCACTTCTTCAAGTGCATAGACTTCCTGAGCACTGCAAAGCCGGACAAGAACAACATGATAGCCTACCAGGTCGAGCACCTGATAAAGGCACGCTTCCCCGCTAAAGCCCAGCTGTTATACTTCTCCCCCCTCCTCACAGAGGAGAGCAGGGAGGCGCTTAAAATAATGGCCCGGTACGGCTACAAAGTCGTGGTCATAAGTCCGAATCCCTACACGGCGGTTGAGCCGAAGGGCCGTGAGGAGGAGCTGGCGGTGAAGCTCCTTACCCTCCAGAGGAGGGCAATGCTGATGAAGATGTCTGCCTACGGCATCATTATCGACTGGGATGTCAGAAAGCCCCTTGAGGCCGCTATCGCGGAGGTGGTTGGGCTGTGA
- a CDS encoding DUF2118 family protein has translation MERVPKLYVEAPPEECIEGGKAIKDCVIISGNVEVWLKKGETVPDFVEAEGAKFLAKEVYDRFYLYVDRIEGKLLADAVLVLPDGRTRIYLKKGDELLLLPVEGYTKTLIANVGNRVRTGDAFAAITTRKGEVHYLKPPKTGTVVFIDEVTNRPHYVYYILPEE, from the coding sequence GTGGAGAGGGTTCCGAAGCTTTACGTTGAAGCTCCTCCGGAGGAATGCATCGAGGGAGGAAAGGCGATAAAAGACTGCGTGATCATCAGCGGGAACGTTGAGGTATGGCTGAAGAAGGGTGAAACCGTTCCCGACTTCGTTGAGGCGGAGGGTGCCAAGTTCCTCGCGAAGGAAGTTTACGACAGGTTCTACCTCTACGTTGACAGAATTGAGGGAAAGCTGCTCGCGGATGCGGTTCTGGTGCTCCCTGACGGAAGGACGAGAATATACCTGAAGAAGGGCGACGAACTGCTCCTGCTCCCCGTGGAGGGATACACAAAGACCCTGATAGCGAACGTGGGGAACAGGGTAAGAACGGGCGACGCCTTCGCGGCCATAACCACGAGAAAAGGTGAAGTTCACTACCTCAAGCCCCCCAAGACCGGGACGGTTGTGTTCATAGACGAGGTAACGAACAGGCCGCACTACGTTTACTACATCCTTCCCGAGGAGTAG
- a CDS encoding AAA family ATPase yields the protein MKIEEVSSKGNAVLEEVKKAIVGKDEVLKLILTTILADGHILLEDLPGLAKTLMVKSFATALGVRFKRVQFTPDLLPSDILGVSVFNQKTLEFEFKKGPIFTNILLADEINRAPPKTQSALLEAMQERQVTVEGSTYELERPFIVIATQNPIEQEGTYPLPEAQLDRFLVRLRVGYPSRREEIEILRRRMARKKEEVDITPILTPEEVVEMQRTIEDVYVSDAILEYITDVVLATREDKKEIEVGASPRGSLALLKLSRAYAALEGRDYVIPDDVKAVAVPALSHRLILKRELWYTKVSQESIMEKLLERVPVPKFE from the coding sequence ATGAAGATAGAGGAGGTAAGCTCCAAGGGTAATGCCGTCCTTGAGGAGGTCAAGAAAGCGATAGTAGGAAAGGACGAGGTGCTGAAGCTCATACTGACGACGATTTTGGCCGATGGGCACATACTCCTCGAAGACCTGCCCGGTTTAGCAAAGACGCTCATGGTGAAGAGCTTCGCCACCGCTCTGGGTGTTAGGTTCAAGCGCGTCCAGTTCACACCGGACTTACTCCCCAGCGATATCCTGGGTGTCAGCGTTTTCAACCAGAAGACCCTCGAGTTCGAGTTTAAGAAGGGCCCAATCTTCACGAACATACTCCTCGCCGACGAGATCAACCGTGCCCCGCCGAAGACCCAGTCCGCTTTACTTGAGGCCATGCAGGAGAGGCAGGTCACAGTTGAGGGGAGCACATACGAGCTGGAGAGGCCTTTCATAGTCATCGCCACCCAGAACCCGATAGAGCAGGAGGGCACCTATCCGCTCCCGGAGGCCCAGCTGGACAGGTTCCTCGTCAGGCTCCGTGTTGGCTATCCGAGTAGGCGTGAGGAAATCGAGATACTCCGGAGGAGGATGGCCAGGAAGAAGGAGGAGGTTGATATAACGCCCATCCTGACCCCCGAGGAGGTCGTTGAGATGCAGAGGACGATAGAGGACGTTTACGTCAGCGACGCGATCCTGGAGTACATAACCGATGTGGTCCTTGCGACGAGGGAGGACAAGAAGGAGATAGAGGTTGGAGCCTCGCCCAGGGGTAGCCTTGCCCTGCTCAAGCTCTCTAGGGCGTACGCCGCTCTGGAGGGCAGGGACTACGTCATTCCCGACGACGTAAAGGCCGTCGCCGTTCCAGCGCTGAGCCACAGGCTCATCCTCAAGAGGGAGCTGTGGTACACGAAGGTCAGCCAGGAGAGCATAATGGAGAAGCTCCTTGAGCGCGTTCCGGTTCCCAAGTTTGAGTGA
- a CDS encoding antitoxin VapB family protein → MVKTITISDDVYNELVRIKGKKSFSELFRELLRERKGNVDALRHLYGILSEEEYRETKRRLREIEEEFEKWGQSLTQT, encoded by the coding sequence ATGGTCAAGACGATAACCATTTCGGATGACGTTTACAACGAACTCGTCCGGATTAAGGGTAAAAAATCCTTCAGCGAGCTGTTTCGGGAGCTCTTAAGGGAAAGAAAGGGAAACGTCGACGCCCTGCGTCACCTGTATGGGATATTGAGCGAGGAGGAGTATCGGGAGACGAAGAGAAGGCTCAGGGAGATCGAGGAGGAGTTTGAGAAATGGGGGCAGTCCTTGACACAAACGTGA
- a CDS encoding carbohydrate kinase family protein — translation MKLDLAVLGHVSIDYIRFPKREEIVYPGGAAAAVATSAALAGARVGLITKVGVDFPREWLEKLASILDIKGVQILPGKTIHIYMIYHEDGSVEAPVDMGIAEKMGETPIPENYLDAGLFHIAPIPPEEQLKALKRLEGKTVSLDFNPTYMEDYEKKTGLMREIVSRVEVVFPNEREALTITKAKTVEEAAKILHGWGAGLVVITRGERGVLVYDGEFREFSALPISPEEIVDPTGAGDAFAGGFLAMYSRGKGVEDCVKKGLERAREVLKKTGSWSI, via the coding sequence ATGAAGCTTGACCTGGCGGTGCTCGGCCACGTCTCAATAGACTACATTAGGTTTCCGAAAAGGGAGGAGATAGTCTACCCCGGTGGTGCGGCCGCGGCGGTTGCCACTTCGGCGGCGCTGGCCGGCGCGAGGGTTGGTTTGATAACCAAAGTTGGGGTGGACTTTCCGAGGGAATGGCTCGAAAAGCTCGCCTCAATCCTCGACATCAAGGGCGTTCAAATCCTGCCCGGTAAAACAATCCACATATACATGATATACCACGAGGACGGAAGCGTTGAGGCCCCGGTTGACATGGGGATCGCTGAGAAAATGGGCGAGACCCCAATCCCCGAGAATTACCTGGACGCGGGGCTGTTCCACATAGCCCCGATTCCGCCGGAGGAACAGCTCAAGGCCCTGAAAAGGCTGGAAGGCAAGACGGTAAGCCTCGATTTCAACCCAACGTACATGGAGGACTACGAAAAGAAAACCGGGCTTATGAGGGAGATAGTATCGAGGGTCGAGGTCGTATTCCCCAACGAGAGGGAAGCGTTGACGATAACAAAAGCCAAAACCGTGGAAGAGGCCGCCAAAATCCTACACGGATGGGGTGCAGGGCTGGTTGTGATAACGCGCGGTGAGAGAGGGGTTCTCGTCTACGATGGCGAGTTCAGGGAGTTTTCGGCACTTCCGATAAGCCCCGAGGAAATCGTTGACCCCACCGGTGCCGGGGATGCATTCGCGGGCGGCTTTCTGGCGATGTACTCCAGGGGAAAAGGAGTTGAAGACTGTGTTAAAAAAGGACTGGAGAGGGCCAGGGAGGTTCTGAAAAAAACGGGGAGCTGGAGCATCTAA